A region from the Melioribacter roseus P3M-2 genome encodes:
- the alr gene encoding alanine racemase: MENHPVISLDDVIRPTHLVVDLKIIKENFRRIKEAVKPSKVMPILKANAYGHGLIKIAQTLEKEGADYLGVAFLEEGILLRQQGIKMPILVLGGIWGNQIPTFLKYNLTMTASSIDKARQIDSEARKQNTIAKVHLKIDTGMERIGVHYYNAPKFFDEAVKLKNIGIEGIYSHFANADICNTDYTKLQFDRFMQSLDYFERLDYAPVIRHISNSGGILQLPEANLDMVRPGIMLYGVYPSQEIKRTIEVNPALTWKSLVIYFKVIKAGHPVGYGSKWIGEKDVRAVTVPVGYGDGYMRRMSGKARVIINEKKYPVIGTISMDQIVVNIDCDSAYNGDEVILIGKQGKSEITVEDLARWAETIPYEILTNINTRVPRIYID; encoded by the coding sequence ATGGAAAACCACCCCGTTATCAGTCTGGACGACGTAATAAGACCGACGCATTTGGTTGTCGATCTGAAAATAATAAAAGAAAATTTCCGCAGAATAAAGGAAGCGGTCAAACCTTCGAAAGTAATGCCGATATTAAAAGCCAACGCTTACGGGCACGGCTTAATCAAAATTGCGCAGACACTCGAAAAAGAAGGGGCAGATTACCTCGGAGTCGCATTTCTGGAAGAAGGAATTCTGCTTCGTCAGCAGGGAATTAAGATGCCGATACTCGTACTCGGCGGCATCTGGGGAAACCAGATACCTACTTTTCTCAAATACAATCTAACCATGACGGCTTCTTCTATCGATAAAGCGCGTCAGATAGACAGCGAAGCCCGCAAGCAAAACACAATTGCGAAAGTGCATTTGAAAATCGACACGGGCATGGAACGCATCGGCGTTCATTATTACAATGCGCCCAAATTCTTCGACGAAGCGGTAAAACTGAAGAACATCGGGATAGAAGGTATTTATTCGCATTTTGCCAATGCGGACATTTGCAATACCGATTACACGAAATTACAATTCGACAGATTTATGCAGTCTCTCGATTATTTCGAACGGCTCGACTACGCTCCTGTAATTCGGCATATATCCAATTCGGGCGGAATTCTCCAACTGCCGGAGGCAAATCTGGATATGGTCAGACCCGGTATAATGCTCTACGGCGTCTATCCTTCGCAGGAAATCAAAAGAACAATCGAAGTTAATCCCGCCTTGACCTGGAAATCTCTCGTAATCTATTTTAAGGTTATTAAAGCGGGTCATCCCGTCGGCTACGGCTCAAAATGGATCGGGGAAAAGGACGTACGCGCGGTGACGGTTCCCGTCGGATACGGCGACGGCTATATGAGAAGAATGTCGGGGAAAGCCCGCGTAATAATTAACGAAAAAAAATACCCCGTCATCGGAACGATATCGATGGATCAAATTGTGGTTAACATCGATTGCGATTCGGCGTACAACGGAGACGAAGTTATATTAATAGGCAAACAGGGCAAGAGCGAAATAACTGTTGAAGACCTTGCCCGCTGGGCGGAAACAATTCCGTATGAAATACTGACCAACATAAACACGCGCGTGCCGAGGATTTACATCGATTAA
- a CDS encoding DUF1579 domain-containing protein, translated as MKKIISFLSIIVFLSGISYGQDDPAAMEAWMKYMTPGPMHEMLSKMAGDWKTVMTMKGQGGQEMKSEGTAKFEMIMGGRYLKSTFKSDMMGIPMEGMGIDAYDNAKKEFISVWIDNMGTGVTVLKGNLDQDTKTLTYYGTTVDPASGEDSKIKSVTKIIDENNHKFEMYSVMPDGSEVLMFEMDYTRIK; from the coding sequence ATGAAAAAAATTATTTCGTTTCTATCAATAATCGTATTCTTATCGGGAATTTCTTACGGTCAGGACGACCCGGCGGCTATGGAAGCCTGGATGAAATATATGACTCCGGGTCCGATGCACGAAATGTTGTCGAAAATGGCGGGCGACTGGAAAACCGTAATGACAATGAAAGGTCAGGGCGGACAGGAAATGAAAAGCGAAGGCACGGCAAAATTCGAAATGATTATGGGCGGCAGATACCTGAAATCGACTTTTAAAAGCGACATGATGGGAATACCGATGGAAGGCATGGGTATCGACGCTTATGACAACGCCAAGAAAGAGTTTATCAGCGTCTGGATCGACAATATGGGAACCGGCGTGACCGTGCTCAAGGGCAACCTCGATCAGGATACAAAAACTCTCACATATTACGGAACTACAGTCGACCCGGCTTCGGGAGAGGATTCCAAAATCAAATCCGTAACAAAAATAATCGACGAGAACAATCATAAATTCGAAATGTACAGCGTTATGCCCGACGGCTCCGAAGTATTGATGTTCGAAATGGATTACACAAGAATAAAATGA
- a CDS encoding TolB family protein, producing the protein MKKTGYLLLMVSLIAVVSCNKENPFEPDIEVIKKYEVVFVSDRNSGGETSLELGAKTELFSAGLDSISQKRLTFNQTWDFDPVYSPDGSKIAFTAYSSESNSNIILYDIAAKTQKILSEGREPVYSRDGSKIAFLDGESIGIVNSDGSNKVILDLPEGKPRSVNFSPDGARLIFVLQNGNASEIYSVNINGSDLNKITETEDYEVYCNYSPDGSRVVSVAYTNTVAQIFIMNSDGSNRIRLTNTEEWNNKPLFTPDGGEIIFVSNRNGRSEIFVMNSDGSNQRQLVSFSDFADDPVISSDGKIVAVTVDNGFKKNLWFYNRETGQLNEMPGFNANNFSPNFKPVSD; encoded by the coding sequence ATGAAAAAGACAGGCTATTTGTTATTGATGGTTTCACTGATTGCGGTTGTTTCCTGCAATAAAGAAAATCCGTTTGAACCCGATATCGAAGTAATAAAAAAATATGAAGTTGTTTTTGTCTCGGACAGAAACAGCGGCGGCGAAACGAGTCTGGAATTGGGCGCCAAAACCGAACTGTTTAGCGCGGGACTCGACAGCATTTCGCAAAAACGATTGACCTTTAATCAAACCTGGGATTTCGATCCGGTTTATTCGCCGGACGGCTCTAAAATTGCATTTACGGCTTACAGCAGCGAGTCAAACTCGAATATAATTTTATACGACATTGCCGCGAAAACTCAAAAAATATTGAGCGAAGGTCGCGAACCCGTTTATTCGAGGGACGGCAGTAAAATTGCGTTCCTTGACGGAGAAAGTATCGGGATTGTTAACAGTGACGGCTCAAACAAAGTTATATTGGATTTGCCGGAAGGAAAACCGCGCTCGGTTAATTTTTCGCCCGACGGCGCCCGCCTGATCTTTGTTCTGCAGAACGGCAACGCTTCCGAAATTTATTCCGTCAATATTAACGGCTCGGATTTGAATAAAATTACGGAGACAGAAGACTACGAAGTATATTGTAATTATTCGCCCGACGGATCCCGCGTTGTTTCCGTCGCTTATACAAATACGGTTGCGCAAATTTTCATAATGAATTCGGACGGGTCGAACAGAATTCGTTTGACAAATACCGAGGAATGGAACAACAAACCGCTATTTACGCCCGACGGCGGCGAAATTATTTTTGTAAGCAACAGAAACGGCAGATCCGAAATTTTCGTGATGAATTCCGACGGAAGCAATCAAAGACAGCTTGTAAGCTTTTCGGATTTTGCCGACGACCCTGTTATTTCTTCCGACGGTAAAATTGTAGCCGTTACGGTAGACAACGGATTTAAGAAGAATCTCTGGTTTTATAACAGAGAAACCGGACAACTCAACGAGATGCCCGGTTTCAATGCGAATAATTTTTCTCCGAACTTCAAACCGGTATCGGATTGA
- a CDS encoding very short patch repair endonuclease, which translates to MTDTFSKAKRSEIMRSVKSKGNKSTEQKLIEIFKKNKLKGWRRNYPLYGKPDIVFPRLRVVVFADGCFWHGHNCRNTKPSDNAEYWKKKIERNKKRDRLVTKTLRSKGWKVVRLWECEINKNKFLRKINSIKEAKKNI; encoded by the coding sequence ATGACTGACACTTTTTCAAAAGCAAAACGCTCTGAAATTATGCGCTCTGTTAAATCCAAAGGCAATAAGTCCACAGAGCAAAAACTTATTGAAATATTTAAGAAAAACAAGTTAAAGGGATGGCGAAGAAATTATCCATTATATGGCAAACCCGACATCGTGTTTCCTAGACTAAGAGTCGTTGTATTCGCCGACGGCTGCTTCTGGCATGGGCATAATTGTAGAAATACAAAACCGTCTGATAACGCCGAATACTGGAAAAAGAAAATTGAAAGAAATAAAAAGAGAGACAGACTTGTAACAAAAACGCTCAGAAGTAAAGGTTGGAAAGTTGTTAGATTGTGGGAATGTGAAATAAATAAAAATAAATTTTTGAGAAAAATTAATAGTATTAAAGAAGCAAAAAAAAATATTTAG
- a CDS encoding DNA cytosine methyltransferase, whose protein sequence is MEIKYIDLFCGIGGFRYAAEQAFKEYSIKPKCVFSSDIDKYAREAYFANFGEYPAGDITKIDENDIPDHDVLFAGFPCQPFSIIGQKKGFEDTRGTLFFDIARILSAKRPKAFVLENVKMLVGHDKGRTLKTILRVLRELGYYVDYKVLNALDYGLPQKRERVIIIGYYKFILFSWPPPYPKRRSLEEILEKNVDEKYYVSERIREKRLNSHKSEYKVSIWHENKAGHISSYDYSCALRAGASHNYLLVNGVRRLTPREMLRLQGFPESFKIVVSEAQTRKQAGNAVPVNMIKAVLEAFLPHWIEDFAYEESKQKSEIAIQG, encoded by the coding sequence ATGGAAATAAAGTATATTGATTTATTTTGCGGCATAGGAGGGTTTAGGTACGCTGCCGAACAAGCCTTTAAGGAATATTCAATTAAACCGAAGTGCGTTTTTTCAAGCGATATAGATAAATACGCTCGCGAAGCATATTTTGCGAATTTTGGAGAGTATCCCGCCGGCGACATAACAAAGATTGATGAAAATGATATACCGGATCATGACGTTTTATTTGCGGGTTTCCCATGCCAACCATTCAGCATAATTGGACAAAAGAAAGGTTTTGAAGATACAAGAGGAACGTTGTTTTTTGATATAGCTAGAATTCTTTCGGCAAAAAGACCAAAAGCCTTTGTCCTTGAAAATGTAAAAATGTTGGTCGGACACGATAAAGGCAGAACGCTAAAAACTATTCTTAGAGTTCTTAGGGAGCTTGGATACTATGTCGACTATAAAGTATTAAATGCGCTAGATTATGGATTGCCTCAAAAAAGAGAGAGGGTAATAATTATTGGATATTATAAATTTATTTTATTTAGTTGGCCTCCGCCTTATCCTAAAAGACGGTCGCTCGAAGAAATTCTAGAGAAAAACGTCGATGAAAAATATTATGTGTCGGAAAGAATCAGAGAGAAAAGGTTAAATTCTCATAAGTCGGAATACAAAGTTTCTATATGGCACGAAAATAAGGCGGGTCATATAAGCTCTTATGATTATTCCTGCGCTTTAAGAGCGGGAGCCTCCCATAACTATTTGTTGGTAAATGGCGTTAGAAGACTAACTCCTCGTGAAATGCTCCGCTTACAGGGATTTCCTGAATCTTTCAAAATTGTTGTTTCTGAAGCGCAGACTCGTAAACAAGCGGGAAATGCCGTGCCTGTAAATATGATAAAGGCCGTATTGGAAGCTTTTTTGCCCCATTGGATTGAGGATTTTGCTTACGAGGAGAGCAAACAAAAATCAGAAATTGCAATACAGGGATGA
- a CDS encoding ABC transporter permease, translating into MNGKGFATVIHFIKKEFQQLKRDPKMFAIVLAAPVLQTIILGYAATFDVNNVDFYLLDRDRSSSSRKYVEKIVNSGYFTMKGAGENYDEVENAIMNGNAAMGLIIPRDFEKDIENNTGAKVQVLLDGSDGNKGSIAFGYVQAITADYAKNILLGKIERNGIRSPLKSVNAETRIWYNPELKTRVFMVPGITALLLMIITTLLTSLAIVKEKEFGTLEQLIVTPIKPWQMILGKILPFTILGFIMILLVNSVMVFWFGIPIRGRALFFLFASLLFILSTLGIGLFISTISKTQQQAMMVTVFGVMMPMIYLSGFVFPIENMPKIIQYITYIIPLKYFITIIRGVILKGIGITELWRETLILASMGISILFLASKRFNKRLE; encoded by the coding sequence TTGAACGGAAAAGGATTCGCTACGGTAATCCATTTTATAAAAAAAGAGTTCCAGCAACTTAAACGGGACCCGAAAATGTTTGCAATAGTGCTGGCAGCTCCGGTTCTGCAAACAATAATTCTGGGTTATGCCGCCACATTCGATGTGAATAATGTCGATTTTTATCTGCTCGACAGAGACAGGTCTTCCTCGAGCCGAAAATACGTGGAGAAAATCGTAAATTCCGGTTACTTCACCATGAAAGGAGCCGGCGAAAATTATGATGAGGTTGAAAACGCCATAATGAACGGAAATGCGGCGATGGGATTAATTATACCTCGCGATTTTGAAAAAGATATTGAAAACAATACGGGCGCTAAAGTTCAGGTTCTTCTCGACGGCTCGGACGGAAATAAAGGTTCTATAGCATTCGGGTATGTTCAGGCGATTACAGCCGATTATGCAAAAAACATTTTGCTGGGAAAAATCGAAAGGAACGGTATCAGATCGCCGTTAAAGTCGGTTAATGCAGAGACGAGAATCTGGTATAATCCGGAATTAAAAACGCGCGTGTTTATGGTGCCGGGAATTACCGCGTTGCTGCTTATGATTATTACAACCCTGCTTACTTCGCTTGCGATCGTAAAGGAAAAAGAATTCGGCACTCTGGAACAGTTGATTGTAACGCCGATTAAACCCTGGCAAATGATACTCGGAAAAATTTTACCGTTTACCATACTCGGATTTATAATGATACTGCTCGTCAATTCGGTTATGGTTTTTTGGTTCGGAATTCCGATAAGAGGCCGCGCGCTTTTTTTCCTGTTTGCGTCATTGCTCTTTATTCTTTCCACGTTGGGCATAGGACTTTTCATTTCTACAATTTCCAAAACGCAGCAGCAGGCAATGATGGTAACGGTTTTCGGGGTAATGATGCCGATGATTTATCTTTCGGGTTTTGTTTTTCCCATTGAAAATATGCCGAAGATAATTCAATATATCACATATATAATTCCCCTGAAATATTTTATTACTATTATACGCGGAGTTATCCTCAAAGGCATCGGCATTACCGAGCTGTGGCGGGAAACGTTGATACTGGCATCAATGGGAATTTCAATACTTTTTCTTGCATCCAAAAGATTCAACAAAAGGCTCGAATAA
- a CDS encoding ABC transporter permease: MFNRIKAIAIKETRQLLRDVRMMGVIFLFPVFLLVVFGYAINFDVKHIQLAALDKDNSSESREFINSLLSTDYFDLVTHLKSDAEIKEYLDRKKAQCIAVIPPDFSKRINRNESAEIQFLIDGVDGNTATIIMNYVNAASAGYSNKLNYEFLSSRGIKLSSPITLEPRFWFNPDLNSTRFLIPGLIGMILIIIAVVTISLSIVREKERGTIEQLNVSSINIPELLTGKAIPYIVIAFINAGVILAAGYLFFGIAVKGSYFWLLISTLFFLSASIGIGILVSVIADSLQVAFQVGTLISLLPSMLLSGFVFPIESMPYVIRVFSNVTPTKFYIVCLRSILLKGAGIEVFWEQLLYMAVFTVIVVIAASKIYYKKQLKELNG, from the coding sequence ATGTTCAACAGAATTAAAGCCATAGCGATTAAGGAAACGCGGCAGCTGTTGCGCGACGTAAGGATGATGGGCGTGATTTTTCTTTTCCCTGTTTTCCTGCTCGTAGTATTCGGGTATGCCATTAATTTCGACGTGAAGCATATACAGTTGGCGGCGCTCGATAAAGACAATTCATCTGAAAGCAGAGAATTTATTAATTCTCTTTTGAGCACGGATTACTTCGATTTGGTAACGCATCTTAAATCGGACGCTGAAATCAAAGAGTATCTGGACAGAAAGAAAGCGCAGTGCATTGCGGTTATACCGCCGGATTTTTCAAAAAGGATTAACAGAAACGAAAGCGCTGAAATTCAGTTTCTTATCGACGGAGTCGACGGCAACACCGCGACGATAATTATGAATTATGTCAACGCCGCCTCTGCGGGATATTCCAATAAGCTCAATTATGAATTTCTTTCTTCGAGAGGAATTAAATTGTCCTCGCCAATTACGCTCGAGCCCCGTTTCTGGTTCAATCCAGATTTGAACTCTACGCGGTTTCTTATTCCGGGATTAATCGGAATGATATTGATAATAATTGCGGTCGTTACAATTTCGTTGTCGATTGTAAGGGAAAAAGAGCGCGGCACAATCGAACAATTGAACGTGTCTTCCATAAACATTCCCGAACTTTTAACGGGCAAAGCAATTCCATATATCGTAATTGCATTTATTAACGCCGGAGTAATATTGGCGGCGGGGTATCTGTTCTTTGGAATAGCGGTTAAAGGAAGCTATTTCTGGCTGCTGATCAGCACATTATTCTTTCTGTCGGCTTCAATCGGTATCGGAATTCTGGTCTCGGTCATAGCCGATTCGCTGCAGGTGGCTTTTCAGGTAGGAACGCTGATTTCGCTTCTTCCGTCGATGCTCTTATCGGGCTTTGTATTTCCGATCGAAAGCATGCCTTATGTTATTCGGGTCTTTTCCAATGTAACTCCGACTAAATTTTATATAGTTTGTCTTCGCTCTATACTTCTGAAGGGAGCGGGGATCGAAGTTTTCTGGGAACAGCTTTTATATATGGCGGTTTTCACGGTTATTGTTGTGATTGCCGCATCGAAAATATATTATAAAAAACAACTGAAGGAATTGAACGGTTGA
- a CDS encoding ABC transporter ATP-binding protein, producing MSYSIVVENLTKKFGDFTAVDNVSFKVEKGEIFGFLGANGAGKSTTIRMLCGLLEPTTGDAVVGGFSIVEQPDKVKQSIGYMSQRFSLYNDLTIEENIDFFGGVYGLEGKRLEERKKWALEISDLKGKENVLTGDLPGGIKQRLALGVAVIHKPEILFLDEPTSGVDPISRRNFWDLINRFSGEGTTVLVTTHYLEEAEYCNDIILINAGRLIAEGNPQKLKTDYLDGNVFEIETDAPVELMEILKNAEFVIDVSIFGKKIHVITEKQYRDAGAIEKYCNLKDVKVDSITRIVPTLEDVFIHLLERGSKHVQQN from the coding sequence ATGAGTTATAGTATAGTCGTAGAAAATTTAACGAAAAAATTCGGCGATTTTACAGCCGTAGACAACGTTTCCTTCAAAGTGGAAAAAGGGGAAATATTCGGGTTCCTTGGCGCCAACGGAGCGGGCAAGTCGACTACAATTCGAATGCTGTGCGGTTTGCTCGAGCCGACTACCGGCGATGCGGTAGTAGGCGGGTTCAGTATCGTCGAACAGCCCGATAAAGTGAAACAAAGTATCGGTTATATGTCTCAGCGCTTTTCATTGTATAACGATCTGACGATTGAAGAAAACATCGACTTTTTCGGCGGGGTATACGGACTGGAAGGAAAGCGGCTCGAAGAACGGAAAAAATGGGCTCTCGAAATTTCGGATCTTAAAGGAAAAGAAAATGTCCTTACCGGTGATTTACCGGGCGGCATTAAACAGCGCCTGGCTCTGGGCGTGGCGGTAATTCACAAACCCGAAATATTGTTTCTCGACGAACCGACCAGCGGCGTCGATCCGATTTCGAGAAGGAACTTCTGGGATTTGATTAACCGGTTTTCAGGCGAAGGCACCACCGTCCTGGTAACGACTCACTATCTGGAAGAAGCCGAATATTGCAACGATATTATTCTGATCAACGCCGGCAGATTGATCGCCGAAGGTAATCCTCAAAAACTCAAAACGGATTACCTCGACGGCAATGTTTTTGAGATCGAAACCGACGCCCCCGTCGAACTGATGGAAATACTGAAGAATGCGGAATTTGTAATCGACGTTTCTATATTCGGAAAAAAAATTCACGTAATTACGGAAAAACAATATCGAGATGCCGGGGCGATAGAAAAATACTGTAATCTGAAAGACGTTAAAGTCGACAGTATAACGCGAATTGTTCCCACTCTGGAAGACGTATTCATTCATTTACTGGAACGCGGAAGCAAACATGTTCAACAGAATTAA
- a CDS encoding ABC transporter ATP-binding protein → MKNIIEINNLRRKYGEIEALRGISLSVNKGEMFGFVGPDGAGKTTAIRIMCGLLNPNEGTVRLFEEDITENRNAIQKRIGYLSQKFSLYGDLTVDENIEFFAEIHNVSDYKKRRDELLEFTRLKPFRKRLAEKLSGGMKQKLALACSLIHKPEILFLDEPTTGVDPVSRRDFWKILADLIKDKITIVMATPYLDEAERCSRVAMFNNGEIIACDTPDNIKRSIGMTSLEIVCKPIKNAYDLLLSEINNDIQLFGDRINILIRNKDEVESILKILNSGNIEVADKRLTEPSIENVFMYLIKQRK, encoded by the coding sequence ATGAAAAATATTATTGAAATAAATAACTTACGTCGTAAATACGGCGAAATCGAAGCGCTCCGCGGAATTTCCTTGAGCGTAAATAAAGGAGAAATGTTCGGATTCGTTGGACCCGACGGCGCAGGTAAAACTACCGCTATTAGGATTATGTGCGGGCTTCTCAATCCCAACGAGGGAACAGTTCGGTTGTTCGAAGAGGATATTACCGAAAATAGAAATGCAATTCAAAAAAGGATCGGTTACCTTTCGCAAAAATTCAGTCTCTACGGCGACCTCACCGTCGACGAAAATATCGAATTCTTCGCCGAAATTCACAACGTATCGGATTACAAAAAAAGAAGGGACGAACTGCTCGAATTTACCAGATTGAAGCCTTTCAGAAAGCGACTTGCCGAAAAACTATCCGGCGGTATGAAACAGAAACTCGCTCTTGCATGCAGCTTGATTCATAAACCCGAAATATTGTTTCTCGACGAACCGACCACGGGAGTAGACCCGGTATCGAGGCGCGACTTCTGGAAAATACTCGCCGATTTGATCAAAGATAAAATTACCATTGTTATGGCGACGCCTTATCTGGACGAAGCGGAAAGATGCAGCCGGGTGGCGATGTTTAATAACGGCGAAATTATTGCATGCGACACTCCGGATAATATAAAAAGATCGATCGGTATGACGAGCCTGGAAATTGTATGCAAACCGATAAAAAACGCTTACGATTTATTACTTTCCGAAATAAACAACGACATCCAACTCTTCGGCGACAGAATTAACATATTGATACGAAATAAAGACGAAGTTGAAAGTATACTGAAAATATTGAATTCGGGAAATATCGAGGTCGCCGATAAAAGATTGACGGAGCCTTCGATCGAAAATGTGTTTATGTACTTGATTAAGCAACGGAAATAA
- a CDS encoding HlyD family secretion protein: MKKIFILLLAVFLYGCNENGKNSIVESGTIESTEALISSQVSGRIIDLLKDEGERVKRGDTLCIIDTTSYKLQLNQAEAALKIAEAQLSLLKNGARKEDIKQAEEVLKQAAANFNSAKTDFERIKNLFDTGAVNKKQLDDAETRYQIMAAQYNSAKENLTKLKNITRPEEIKQAEANVEKARASVDLLKKSLNDCFVVSPIDGFVVKKFIEKGETVTMLSALFKVSDLSKVKMSVYIPETDLPKIKLGQKVDVTVDAYPDRTFEGRIIYISPEAEFTPKNIQTRDERTKLVFEVKIEIPNPEFVLKTGIPADATIQLGSF; encoded by the coding sequence ATGAAAAAGATTTTTATTCTTCTGTTGGCAGTCTTTTTATATGGCTGCAATGAAAACGGAAAAAACAGTATTGTCGAATCGGGTACCATCGAATCGACCGAAGCTCTGATAAGCTCGCAAGTTAGCGGGCGGATAATCGACTTATTAAAAGACGAAGGCGAGCGCGTCAAAAGAGGCGACACTCTCTGCATAATAGATACGACTTCCTACAAACTGCAATTGAATCAAGCCGAGGCGGCTTTGAAAATTGCGGAAGCTCAATTGTCATTGTTGAAAAACGGCGCTCGTAAAGAAGATATTAAACAAGCCGAAGAAGTTCTAAAACAGGCGGCAGCCAATTTTAATTCCGCCAAAACGGATTTCGAGAGAATCAAAAATTTATTTGACACCGGAGCCGTAAATAAAAAACAACTCGACGACGCCGAAACGCGATATCAAATTATGGCGGCTCAATACAACTCCGCCAAAGAAAATCTGACAAAACTCAAAAACATTACGAGACCCGAAGAAATTAAACAAGCCGAAGCGAATGTTGAGAAAGCAAGGGCGTCGGTTGATCTTTTGAAAAAGAGTCTGAACGACTGTTTTGTCGTTTCGCCGATTGACGGATTCGTAGTGAAAAAATTCATAGAAAAAGGCGAAACGGTAACGATGCTTTCGGCTCTCTTTAAGGTATCCGATTTGAGCAAAGTTAAAATGTCGGTTTATATACCGGAAACCGATCTGCCTAAAATTAAACTCGGGCAAAAAGTTGACGTGACGGTAGACGCTTATCCCGACAGAACATTCGAAGGCAGAATAATTTATATTTCTCCCGAGGCGGAATTTACGCCCAAAAACATTCAGACCAGAGACGAAAGAACAAAACTTGTGTTCGAAGTTAAAATCGAAATCCCGAATCCGGAGTTCGTTCTTAAAACTGGAATTCCCGCCGATGCGACAATTCAACTGGGTTCGTTTTGA
- a CDS encoding TetR/AcrR family transcriptional regulator, with product MSERERILKAAQEKFFREGFSKVSMDMIAAELKMSKKTIYKYYRSKDALLRASVQNLKKNVKKNIGNILKDDLSSIEKIALLADTLKSMAANRMSANWINDIRVYKPEIWKEIEEMRTRIINKHIYRVFIQGIEEGYIVDIPPQIILAVFLSSVKSVINPDFILENSFSLKEAVDYTFGVFLNGILTDKGKEVYNKIIKNKRSEENEKDFYSSVGSLFIWLQ from the coding sequence ATGAGCGAACGAGAAAGAATATTAAAAGCGGCTCAGGAGAAGTTTTTTCGCGAAGGCTTTAGCAAGGTCTCTATGGATATGATTGCCGCAGAACTCAAAATGAGTAAAAAAACAATTTACAAGTATTATCGTTCCAAAGACGCTCTTCTGCGCGCTTCCGTTCAAAATTTGAAAAAGAATGTCAAAAAGAATATCGGGAATATCTTAAAGGACGACCTCAGTTCAATAGAAAAAATAGCGCTTCTTGCCGACACTTTGAAATCCATGGCCGCAAACAGGATGAGCGCAAACTGGATAAACGACATTCGCGTATACAAACCGGAAATCTGGAAGGAAATAGAAGAGATGAGAACCAGGATAATTAATAAACATATTTACAGAGTCTTTATACAGGGAATTGAAGAAGGGTATATAGTCGACATTCCTCCGCAGATAATTTTAGCCGTCTTTTTGAGTTCCGTTAAATCCGTTATCAATCCCGACTTTATTCTGGAAAACAGTTTTTCGTTGAAAGAAGCCGTGGATTATACTTTTGGCGTTTTCCTGAACGGAATTCTTACGGATAAAGGTAAAGAAGTCTATAATAAAATAATTAAAAACAAACGGTCGGAAGAAAATGAAAAAGATTTTTATTCTTCTGTTGGCAGTCTTTTTATATGGCTGCAATGA